One Acetobacter oryzoeni genomic window, GTACAGACCCGCACGCCCAGATTATGAATTCTAACGGACACGAGTAAAACTATGACGCATCTTTCCGTATCACGTCAGTCGCGTTTGTATCGTCAGGTTGCATGTTTTGCAGTGTCTGTCGGGCTTTTGGGTGGCTGCACCATGATACCCAAATACAAGCGGCCACAGCCGCCGCTTGCACAAACATGGGCAGATTATCAGCACACAGATAATGTCATGCTGCAAAAAGCAGCATCCGATATTGGCTGGCGGGACTTCTTTATAGACCCGCGTTTGCAACAGCTGATTACCATTGCTCTGCGTGAAAACAGAGATATCAGGCAGGCTGCGGCCAGCATTGTAGAAGCCCAAGGGCGTTATGATATCCAGCATGCTGGCCTATTCCCCAGCATTGGGGCAACGGGTGGGCCAATGTATCAGGCTCCCTCTGATGCTGCGGGTTTGAGCTTTGCTCCGGGTTTGGATACCGATAAAACCAGTAATGGTATGGCGCGTGATCCGTTCCGTTTTTATCAGGGCGGTATTGGGTTTTCGGCTTACGAAATTGATATCTTTGGCCGTATTCGCTCCCTGAGCCGGGAGGCAGCGGAAGAAACACTTGCCCAGCGTGAAAACCTGCGCGGTGTTACCATCAGTATTATTGCACAGGTTGCTAATGCCTATATCGCATGGTTGGGTGACAGGCAGGCTGTTGCATTGGCACAGAATACCTTAAGCAGCCAGAAAAGCACATTGCAGCTGATTCAGGATAAATATAACCACGGAGAAGCTGATTTACTGACTGTTCGGCAGTCAGAAACGCAGGTTGCGCAAAGTGCTGGTTTGCTGGCTGATTCTCAAAGAAAAGTGGAGCAGGATGAAAACCTTATCAGCCTGCTGATAGGTGCGCCTATTCCTGCAGATTTACCTCCACCTTCTCTTTTGGGGCAGCAGACTGTTCTGGCAGATGTGCCAGCTGGTTTGCCATCGGATCTGTTAAACCGTCGGCCGGATATTGTGCAGGCTGAACATGATCTGTTGTCTGCGCAGGCGGATATTGGTGCGGCACGAGCTGCGTTTTTCCCGCGTATTACACTCACGGCGAGTGATGGTATTTCCAGCTTGCAGTTTCATAAGCTGTTTACATCTGCGGCAACCACTTGGGGGGTTAACCCGAACATCCAGATTCCCTTGTGGACATGGGGGCAGAATTCAGGAAACCTGAAAGCCTCCAAAGCGCGCCGGGAT contains:
- a CDS encoding efflux transporter outer membrane subunit encodes the protein MTHLSVSRQSRLYRQVACFAVSVGLLGGCTMIPKYKRPQPPLAQTWADYQHTDNVMLQKAASDIGWRDFFIDPRLQQLITIALRENRDIRQAAASIVEAQGRYDIQHAGLFPSIGATGGPMYQAPSDAAGLSFAPGLDTDKTSNGMARDPFRFYQGGIGFSAYEIDIFGRIRSLSREAAEETLAQRENLRGVTISIIAQVANAYIAWLGDRQAVALAQNTLSSQKSTLQLIQDKYNHGEADLLTVRQSETQVAQSAGLLADSQRKVEQDENLISLLIGAPIPADLPPPSLLGQQTVLADVPAGLPSDLLNRRPDIVQAEHDLLSAQADIGAARAAFFPRITLTASDGISSLQFHKLFTSAATTWGVNPNIQIPLWTWGQNSGNLKASKARRDSKITTYEKTVQTAFREVADALAGRKAYLDEQKEVDALVNASGDAYRLAKMRYEAGIDSYLTTLESQRSYLQAQQNQISVDVLRYQNLVTLYRSLGGGWKEKG